One window of the SAR324 cluster bacterium genome contains the following:
- a CDS encoding carbonic anhydrase, producing MLTAQEALMRLQEGNKRFVEGQSTYNNNDTRRRNELVDGQTPFAIILGCSDSRVPAEIVFDQGLGDLFVIRIAGNIVAPSQIGSIEFAVETFQTPLVVVLGHTRCGAVAATLNQIRQPQASRSQHLRSIVERIRPAVEPLSEIRTDLTHEHLLERAIRSNVRMSVNQLRHGSSFLEEIHDSGSLWIVGAEYSLESGQVDFFESQH from the coding sequence ATGCTTACAGCCCAAGAGGCACTGATGCGGTTGCAGGAAGGCAACAAGCGTTTTGTGGAAGGACAATCAACCTATAATAACAATGACACACGCCGCCGAAATGAATTGGTGGATGGTCAAACGCCCTTTGCCATCATTTTGGGTTGCTCAGATTCAAGAGTTCCAGCCGAGATTGTCTTCGATCAAGGACTTGGGGATCTATTTGTGATTCGAATCGCTGGAAATATTGTCGCCCCTTCCCAAATAGGGAGTATTGAGTTTGCGGTAGAGACCTTTCAGACTCCCTTGGTCGTCGTGCTAGGACATACACGCTGTGGAGCTGTCGCAGCGACGTTAAATCAAATCCGTCAACCCCAAGCCAGTCGCTCTCAGCATCTGCGTTCGATTGTGGAGCGTATTCGTCCTGCAGTGGAACCCTTATCAGAAATTCGGACCGATCTCACTCACGAACACCTGCTTGAACGGGCAATCCGATCCAACGTAAGAATGTCTGTCAATCAGTTGCGACATGGATCTTCTTTCTTGGAAGAAATTCATGATAGTGGTTCTCTTTGGATTGTTGGAGCCGAGTATTCTCTTGAAAGTGGACAAGTAGATTTTTTTGAGAGCCAACACTAA